GTCTAAGGCTTCCTGACGCGAAATCCGTATCATCGATTGAGATGGCGTAGGTGTCCTTGATCGTTTTACTTGTTATTTGACATAGAATGGCGTCATTTCCTTCAAGTGGGGCGATGACAAGGGCCGGGCGGCGCTTGGATTGACTTAGGTCAGAGAAAGGAAAGGGTATGACAACGACATCGCCTTTTACAAATTTTGCCACGCTTCGTCCTCCTCAGGCTTCAGCCAGTCTTTGGATAGCGAGGATTCGC
This genomic window from Syntrophales bacterium contains:
- a CDS encoding type II toxin-antitoxin system PemK/MazF family toxin; the encoded protein is MAKFVKGDVVVIPFPFSDLSQSKRRPALVIAPLEGNDAILCQITSKTIKDTYAISIDDTDFASGSLRQPGNIRPSRLFTADSHIILYRVGRIKKEKLLQVVEKLIEIIKG